The genomic segment TTGACCGATGACCCCGGTTCTGGTTTCACGACAGTGTGGAATGCGGTCGTCTCTGAGCTCAACGGCGAGGCCGACTCGGATGGCGCCGCCGGTAATCACACGACGCTTGTCACCCCGCTCACTCCCCAGCAGCGCGCATGGCTGAATCTTGTTCAACCGCTGACCATCGTTGAGGGCTTCGCCCTGTTGTCGGTGCCGAGCAGTTTCGTCCAAAACGAAATCGAACGCCATCTGCGTACCCCGATCACCGATGCGCTCAGCCGCCGGCTCGGTCAGCAGATTCAACTCGGCGTGCGCATCGCGCCGCCTTCCGACGACGCCGACGACCCGCCCTTCCCGCAGGGCGACACCTTCACCGAGGACATCGGCCTAGAAACGTCAAGTGACGCCGACGAGGCCGACGAAAACGGTGACGCGATCGGCGTCGAACAAAACTGGCCCAACTACTTCGCTGAACGTCCACACGGCAACGACGCGGCCGCGGCCGCCGGCGGCACCAGTCTCAACCGGCGCTACACCTTCGAGACTTTCGTCATCGGTGCCTCCAATCGCTTCGCGCATGCCGCGGCCCTGGCCATCGCCGAAGCGCCGGCGCGCGCCTACAACCCGTTGTTCATCTGGGGCGAATCCGGCCTCGGCAAGACTCACTTGTTGCATGCCGCAGGCAATTACGCGCAGCGACTGTTCCCCGGTATGCGCGTCAAGTACGTCTCGACCGAGGAATTCACCAACGACTTCATCAACTCGCTTCGCGACGATCGCAAGGTCGCGTTCAAGCGCAGCTACCGCGACGTCGACGTACTGCTGGTGGACGACATTCAGTTCATCGAGGGCAAAGAAGGTATCCAGGAAGAGTTCTTCCACACCTTCAACACCTTGCACAATGCCAACAAGCAAATCGTCATCTCCTCGGACCGGCCGCCCAAACAACTCGCCACTCTCGAAGACCGCCTGCGAACAAGGTTCGAGTGGGGCCTGATCACCGACGTCCAGCCGCCGGAACTGGAAACCCGCATCGCGATTCTGCGCAAGAAAGCACAGATGGAGCGACTTGCGGTCCCCGACGATGTCCTCGAACTCATCGCCAGCAGCATCGAGCGCAACATTCGCGAACTCGAGGGAGCCCTGATCCGGGTCACCGCGTTCGCCTCGCTGAACAAGACGCCGATCGACAAGTCATTGGCCGAGATCGTGCTGCGCGACCTGATCGCCGATGCGAGCACGATGCAAATCAGTGCGGCGACCATCATGGCCGCCACCGCCGAATACTTCGACACCACCGTCGAGGAGTTACGCGGTCCGGGGAAGACCCGAGCCCTGGCTCAGTCGCGCCAGATCGCAATGTATCTGTGCCGCGAGCTCACCGATCTGTCATTGCCCAAGATCGGCCAAGCGTTCGGCCGCGACCACACCACGGTCATGTACGCACAGCGAAAGATCTTGTCCGAGATGGCCGAGCGGCGTGAAGTGTTCGACCACGTCAAAGAACTCACCACTCGCATCCGTCAGCGTTCCAAGCGCTGATTTCTGCGGTTTCGCCGCCACGTGCCAAACTTTTTTCAAAAAACTTCCCGCACGTCTGTAACTCCAGTCACAGCTGAGCGATGTGCGCAGCATTGTGTACAAACGTCCCATACCACCGTGCAGCAATCGGCGGTGACGTGCACACCGCCGACCCATCCCCAGTGGCCCAACATCGACTGCACAGTTACCAACGCCGTCATCCACAAGCCGATCGACCCGCTAGCTGCGCCGGACCGGACCTGTCCCCATCTTGCACAGGCCTTAATACTGGTACTGAGATCTATCCGTTGTTTCTTCTTTGAAGAACAGCCTTGGGGACGCGTCGCTGCACAGCGCTCACCGACCTCTCGTCGACTCGGCTTGTCGGCCTTAACGATTAGCTTTCAAGATGGGCGCAGAAGCTCTACGGTTGTGATTCGACTCCCGTTGTCGGACGTCTTGGCAGGTAACTTGCCTCGGCGTTCGTTGCGGGCCCCACGCTAGCGGGGAGCAAAGCTAGCCGCCGGATTTCGAACTTTGGGTAGGTGAAGGGACGCTATGGACGTGGCGACGACAAGTGCTGGTCTCACCGATCTGAAGTTTCGCCTGGTCCGAGAATCTTTCGCCGACGCGGTGTCGTGGGTCGCGAAGAATCTACCGAGCCGGCCGGCGGTCCCCGTTCTTTCCGGCGTGCTGCTGACCGGTTCGGATGAGGGCTTGACGATCTCGGGGTTCGATTACGAAGTTTCCGCGGAAGCACAGATCCCTGCTGAAATCGCTTCTCCGGGAAGTGTTTTGGTGTCGGGACGGCTGTTATCCGATATCACCAGGGCGTTGCCGGACAAGCCGATCGACTTCTACGCCGACGGCAATCGTGTCGCGCTGACGTGCGGCAGTGCGAAGTTTTCGTTGCCGACGATGGCGGTCGAGGATTACCCGACGCTGCCGACGCTGCCCGAAGAGACCGGGAGTTTGCCGTCGGATTTGTTCGCCGAGGCGATCAGCCAGGTCGCGATCGCCGCCGGCCGGGATGACACGTTGCCGATGTTGACCGGCATCCGGGTCGAGATCTCGGGTGAGACGGTCGTTTTGGCCGCGACCGACAGGTTCCGTCTGGCGGTTCGTGAGCTGACCTGGTCGGCCTTGTCGTCCGATATCGAGGCGGCCGTCCTGGTACCGGCGAAGACGCTGGCCGAAGCCGCCAAGACCGGAACGGACGGTTCCGACGTCCGGTTGTCATTGGGTGCCGGCAGCGGAGTCGGCAAAGAGGGGCTGCTCGGGATCAGCGGCAACGGCAAGCGCAGCACCACGCGACTGCTGGATGCGGAGTTCCCGAAGTTTCGTCAGCTGCTGCCGGCCGAGCACACCGCGGTCGCGACGATCAACGTCGCCGAGCTGACCGAGGCCATCAAGCTCGTTGCGCTGGTGGCCGACCGGGGCGCACAGGTGCGCATGGAATTCGCCGAAGGCCAGTTGCGGCTTTCGGCCGGCGCCGACGATGTCGGGCGCGCCGAGGAAGAGCTCGCGGTCGATTTCTCCGGCGACCCGCTGACCATCGCATTCAACCCGACCTACCTGACCGATGGACTCAGCTCGGTGAAGGCCGACCGGGTGTCGTTCGGCTTCACCACCCCGGGCAAGCCGGCGTTGCTGCGTCCGGCATTCGACGACGACAGCCATCCGACGGGTACCGGTCCGTTCGCCGCGTTGCCGACGGATTACGTCTACCTGCTGATGCCAGTTCGGTTGCCCGGATAGGTGTACGTCCGGCATTTGGGGCTGCGTAATTTTCGGTCCTGGGCACAAGCCGACCTCGAGCTCGAAGCGGGCCGGACGGTGTTCGTCGGTCCCAACGGTTTTGGGAAGACGAATTTGGTTGAGGCACTGTGGTATTCGACCACTTTGGGATCACACCGAGTCGGAACCGATGCGCCGTTGATCCGGTCGGGCGCCGATCGGGCGGTGGTTTCGACGATTGTGGTCAACGAGGGTCGGGAATGCGCGATCGATTTGGAGATTGCCGCGGGACGCGCGAACAAGGCTCGGTTGAACCGCTCGCCGGTGCGCAGTACCCGCGAGGTGGTCGGGGTGTTGCGCGCCGTGCTCTTTGCTCCTGAGGATTTATCGCTGGTCCGGGGTGATCCCGCGGACCGGCGTCGCTATCTCGATGATCTGGCGACCGTGCGCCGTCCGGCCGTCGCCGCGCTGCGCGCGGATTACGACAAGGTGCTGCGACAGCGCACCGCACTGTTGAAGTCGCTGGCCGGATCCCGCCATCGCGGCGACACCAGCGCGTTGGACACCCTCGACGTGTGGGACAGCCGATTGGCCGGGCACGGAGCCGAATTGATGGCCGCGCGAATCGATCTGGTGAACGAGCTGGCCCCTGAAGTGGAGAAGGCGTACCAACTGCTGGCGCCGGCATCGCGGTCGGCGGGCATCAATTACCGAACGAGTATCGACGGTTTGGGTAACGCCGGCGCGCTAGACAGCGGCGGCACCGATCGCGAATTTCTAGAAGCCGCGCTACTGGCCGCATTGGCGGCGCGCCGCACCGCCGAGCTGGAACGCGGCGTGTGCCTGGTGGGCCCGCATCGTGACGACTTGGAACTTCGTCTCGGCGATCAACCGGCCAAAGGCTTTGCCAGCCACGGTGAATCGTGGTCTTTTGCGATCGCGCTGCGGCTGGCGGCGTATGAGTTACTTCGCGCCGACGGCAGCGAACCGGTGCTCTTACTAGACGATGTCTTCGCCGAACTCGACGCGGCTCGTCGCCGCGCGCTGGCCGCCGTAGCGGAATCGGCCGAGCAAGTACTGGTAACCGCGGCGGTACTGGAAGATATCCCGGCAGGCTGGGACGCTAGGCGGGTGCACATCGACTTGCAAGACGATGACAGCGGCCGGGTTTCGGTGATGCAGCCATGACCGACGACGAATCGGACGCGGCACCGGCACAACCGCCGGGACCGTCAAACGGGCTCAACGGTATCGATTTGGTAAGGCGCACTCTCGAAGAAGCCCGCGCCGCGGCGCGGGCCCAGGGCAAGGACGCCGGGCGCGGGCGCGGAAGCAATCCGGTTCCGCGCCGGGTTGCCGGGCAGCGGCGGAGCTGGTCGGGTCCGGGACCCGATGTTCGAGACCCGCAACCAATGGGAAGGGTTGTCCGCGATATCGCGAAAAAGCGCGGCTGGTCGGGTCGCGTCGCCGAAGGCACGGTGCTCGGTCACTGGACGGCGGTCGTGGGCCATCAAATCGCGGATCACGCGACACCCACCGCGCTCAGCGATGGCGTACTCAGCGTGGCGGCCGAATCCACCGCCTGGGCCACCCAATTGCGGATGATCCAGTCGCAGTTGTTGGCCAAGATCGCCGCGGCGGTGGGCAACGGTGTGGTGACATCGCTGAAAATCACCGGACCCGCCGCTCCGTCCTGGCGTAAGGGACCCCGACACATCTCCGGGCGGGGCCCACGCGACACCTACGGCTGACACAATTGCGGGGGTTCGCCGGTGTTGGCGGCATGCTTCGACAAGGCGTCAACGTTCGCCCCCTCAGATCCGCGAGAACGAAACGGACCCCCATGACGCACGTCCGGACGCGCCGTCAATAAAGAAATTGAGCACACGGCGCGTCCAGATAGGTAGAAACGCGCCCAGAGAATCGGTCCCGACCCCCGATCACGGTAGAGTGGACGCATGCGACTGCTGCGGTGAACCGAACCGCCCGCATGAAACCCCAAGGAGAGCATTCCGACCGTGGCTGCCCAGAAGAAGAAGGCGCAAGACGAATACGGCGCTTCAGCGATCACCGTGCTCGAAGGCCTGGAGGCCGTCCGTAAACGCCCGGGCATGTATATCGGGTCCACCGGTGAGCGCGGTCTGCACCACCTGGTCTGGGAGGTCGTCGACAACTCGGTCGACGAAGCGATGGCCGGCTACGCGACCCAGGTTGACGTGCGGCTCCTCGATGACGGCAGCGTCGAGGTCGCCGACGACGGGCGTGGCATTCCGGTCGCCATGCACTCGACCGGGGCGCCGACCGTCGACGTGGTGATGACGCAGCTGCACGCCGGCGGCAAGTTCGGTGGCGAGAACAGCGGTTACAACGTCAGTGGTGGTTTGCACGGCGTCGGTGTGTCGGTCGTCAACGCACTTTCGACGCGGCTCGAGGTCGAGATCTCCCGCGACGGCTACGAGTGGTCGCAGCACTACGACCGCGCGGTACCCGGAACCCTCAAACAGGGCGAGGCCACCAAGAAGACCGGAACCACGATCAGGTTCTGGGCCGACCCCGACATCTTCGAAACCACTGACTACGACTTCGAGACCGTGGCCCGCCGGCTGCAGGAAATGGCATTCCTCAACAAGGGATTGACGATCAACCTCACCGACGAGCGCGTGACCCGCGACGAGGTCGTCGACGACGTGGTCAGCGACACCGCGGACGCACCCAAATCCGCCGAGGAAAAAGCCGCCGAGTCCAGTGCCCCGCACAAGGTCAAGCACCGGACGTTCCACTATCCGGGCGGCCTCGTCGATTTCGTCAAGCACATCAACCGCACGAAGAGCCCGATCCAGCAGAGCGTCATCGATTTCGACGGCAAGGGTCCCGGCCACGAGGTCGAGATCGCCATGCAATGGAACGGCGGCTACTCCGAGTCGGTGCACACCTTCGCCAACACGATCAACACCCACGAGGGCGGCACCCACGAGGAGGGCTTCCGCAGTGCGCTGACCTCGGTGGTCAACAAGTACGCCAAAGACAAGAAGCTGCTGAAAGAGAAAGACGCCAACCTCACCGGCGACGACATCCGCGAAGGCCTGGCCGCGGTGATCTCGGTGAAAGTCAGCGAGCCGCAGTTCGAGGGTCAGACAAAAACCAAACTCGGCAACACCGAGGTGAAGTCGTTCGTGCAGCGGGTCTGCAACGAACAGCTCACGCATTGGTTCGAAGCGAACCCCTCCGAAGCGAAAACCGTTGTGAATAAGGCGGTGTCATCGGCACAGGCCCGCATCGCGGCGCGCAAGGCGCGGGAGTTGGTGCGCCGCAAGAGCGCCACCGATCTGGGTGGGTTGCCCGGTAAACTGGCCGATTGCCGCTCCACGGATCCGAAGAAATCGGAACTGTATGTGGTGGAGGGCGATTCGGCCGGCGGCTCGGCCAAGAGCGGCCGCGACTCGATGTTCCAGGCCATCCTCCCGTTGCGCGGCAAGATCATCAACGTCGAAAAGGCCCGCATCGACCGGGTGCTGAAGAACACCGAAGTCCAGGCGATCATCACCGCGCTGGGCACCGGTATCCACGACGAGTTTGACATCACCAAGCTGCGCTACCACAAGATCGTGCTGATGGCCGATGCCGACGTTGACGGCCAACACATTTCGACGTTGTTGCTGACGCTGTTGTTCCGCTTCATGCGCCCGCTGATCGAACACGGCCACGTGTTCTTGGCGCAGCCGCCGCTGTACAAGCTGAAGTGGCAGCGCAGCGAACCGGAGTTTGCCTACTCGGACCGCGAGCGCGACGGCCTGCTGGAGGCGGGCCGGGCGGCGGGCCGAAAGATCAACGCCGAGGACGGTATTCAGCGTTACAAAGGTCTCGGCGAAATGGATGCCAAGGAGCTGTGGGAGACCACGATGGACCCCTCGGTCCGGGTTTTGCGTCAGATCACGCTCGACGATGCGGCCGCGGCCGACGAGCTGTTCTCCATCTTGATGGGCGAAGACGTCGAGGCTAGGCGAAGCTTTATTACCCGCAATGCCAAGGACGTTCGCTTCCTGGATGTCTGAGTGATCAGACCCGCCTCAGACCAGCCACCGCTGACCGACCGACGAGGAACAGATGACTGACACCACTTTGCCGCCGAGCGACGCAACCGGCGACCGCATCGAACCGGTGGACATCCAGCACGAGATGCAGCGCAGCTACATCGACTACGCCATGAGCGTGATCGTGGGTCGTGCGCTTCCGGAAGTGCGCGACGGCCTCAAGCCGGTGCATCGCCGGGTGCTCTATGCGATGTTCGACTCCGGCTTCCGGCCGGACCGCGGGCACGCGAAATCCGCACGCTCGGTTGCCGAGACGATGGGCAACTACCATCCGCACGGCGACTCGTCGATCTACGACACCCTGGTGCGGATGGCCCAGCCGTGGTCGCTGCGGTACCCGTTGGTCGACGGTCAGGGCAACTTCGGTTCCCCGGGCAACGACCCGCCAGCGGCGATGCGGTACACCGAGGCCCGGCTGACTCCGCTCGCGATGGAGATGTTGCGCGAAATCGACGAGGAGACAGTCGATTTCATTCCCAACTATGACGGCCGGGTGCAAGAGCCGACGGTTCTGCCCAGCCGCTTCCCCAACCTGCTGGCCAACGGTTCGGGTGGTATCGCGGTCGGCATGGCGACCAACATCCCGCCGCACAACTTGCGTGAACTCGCCGAAGCCGTTTACTGGTGCCTGGATAATCATGAGGCCGACGAAGAAGCCACCCTCGCGGCGGTCTGCGAGCGGGTAAAGGGCCCGGACTTCCCCACCCACGGTCTGATCGTCGGATCACAGGGGATCAACGACGCCTACACGACGGGCCGCGGCTCGATCCGGATGCGTGGAGTCGTTGAGGTAGAGGAAGATTCGCGCGGACGCACCTCGATCGTCATCACCGAGTTGCCCTACCAGGTCAACCACGACAACTTCATCACCTCGATCGCCGAGCAGGTGCGCGACGGCCGGCTCACCGGCATCGCCAACATCGAGGACCAGTCCAGCGACCGGGTCGGCCTGCGCATCGTCGTCGAGATCAAGCGCGACGCGGTAGCCAAGGTGGTGCTGAACAACCTCTACAAGCACACCCAACTGCAGACCAGCTTCGGCGCTAACATGTTGTCGATCGTCGACGGGGTGCCCCGCACGCTGCGCCTCGACCAGATGATCCGCTACTACGTCGAGCATCAGCTCGATGTCATCATCCGGCGCACCACCTACCGGCTGCGCAAGGCCAACGAACGCGCACACATCTTGCGCGGTCTGGTCAAAGCGCTCGACGCACTTGACGAGGTCATCGCCCTGATCCGTGCGTCGGAAACCGTCGACATCGCTCGGACCGGGTTGATCGAGCTGCTGGATATCGACGAAATCCAGGCCCAGGCCATCCTGGACATGCAGCTGCGCCGGCTGGCCGCCCTGGAACGCCAGCGCATCGTTGACGATCTGGCCAAGATCGAAGCCGAGATCGCCGACCTGGAAGACATCCTGGCCAAGCCGGAGCGGCAGCGCGCGATCGTGCACGACGAGCTCGCCGAGATCGTCGAGAAGCACGGCGACGACCGTCGCACCCGGATCATCGCGGCCGATGGCGATGTCAACGACGAGGATCTGATCGCCCGCGAAGACGTCGTCGTCACCATCACCGAGACCGGATACGCCAAGCGCACCAAGACCGACCTGTACCGCAGCCAAAAGCGCGGCGGCAAGGGTGTGCAGGGCGCTGGGCTCAAGCAGGACGACATCGTCGCGCACTTCTTCGTGTCCTCGACACACGACTGGATCCTGTTCTTCACCACCCAGGGCCGGGTGTATCGGGCCAAGGCCTACGAACTGCCGGAGGCAGCGCGGACCGCGCGCGGTCAGCACGTCGCCAACCTGCTGGCATTCCAGCCCGAGGAACGCATCGCCCAGGTGATTCAGATCAAGGGCTACGAGGATGCGCCGTACCTGGTGCTGGCCACCCGTAATGGCCTGGTCAAAAAGACGAAGCTGACCGACTTCGACTCCAACCGGTCGGGCGGGATCGTCGCCGTGAACCTGCGCGACGGCGACGAGCTGGTCGGTGCCGTGCTCTGCTCGGCGCAGGAAGACCTGCTGCTGGTTTCGGCGCTGGGTCAGTCGATCCGCTTCTCGGCCACCGACGAGGCGCTGCGGCCGATGGGCCGAGCCACCTCCGGCGTGCAGGGCATGCGCTTCAACGAGGACGACTATCTGCTGTCGCTCAACGTGATTCGTGAAGACACTTATCTGCTGGTCGCCACGTCCGGCGGCTACGCCAAGCGCACCGCGATCGAGGAATACCCGGTGCAGGGCCGCGGCGGCAAGGGGGTCCTGACGGTCCAGTACGACGTCCGGCGTGGCAGGCTGGTGGGGGCGTTGATCGTCGACGACGACAGCGAGTTGTATGCGATCACCTCGGGCGGCGGCGTCATCCGCACCACGGCGCGCCAGGTCCGCAAGGCCGGACGGCAGACCAAGGGCGTGCGGTTGATGAACCTGGGTCAGGACAACACGCTGTTGGCCATTGCGCGCAACGCCGAGGAAAGCGCGGAGGACGACATTGAGGAAGTCGACGGCGCCGGCGAGTCGCAGAGCTAGTTCGGGTGAGGCAGTCGCCCGCCAAAAGACTGCCACCGGGCACGGGCAATTAGACTCAGCCCGACCAGAGACAATGCGGGGGCCACCGATCGGCGGCCCAGGCAGCAGAGGTAAGGAGTCGGGGTGACCTCACCGAGCGAGCCGGGTGCCCCCAAGAAGGGCGACAGCCAGAACGGGGACGTTTCGGCCGAGCGTGCCGGTGCGCACCCGCGCGGAACGCCTGCCCAGGCGGGCCGGGCCCAGGAGGGCGGGGATTCGCCGCCGTGGCAGCGCGGGGCAGCCCGGGCCGCCAATCCCGGAAATCGTCCGAGCGAACCGTCGGCGGAGTCGCGGCCACCGGGCCCGCCTTCCGGCGTGGCCGCCCGCGTGAACCGCTTCATTTCCGGCGGCAACGCGGCGGGGCCAGCCCCGTCGCGCCGGGACGACTTCGATGCGCCGAGCCGTGGTGACGGGCCGACGCACGAGGCCTATGCCAGCGAATTGCCGGACCTGTCCGGTGGGATTTCCCGCGGATCGCAGCGCAGCACCACACCGGAGCGCGAGTCGTCGCAGCCGGCCGGCTCGGGGCGATCGACGAGTACGGAATCGCGGGAGAACCGGGACAGCCTGGTTCAGGTGTCGCGGCGCCGCGGGGGCCCGGTCCGGGCCAGCATGCAGATCCGCCGGATCGATCCTTGGAGCACCTTGAAGGTGTCTCTGATGCTTTCGGTGGCGCTGTTCTTCGTGTGGATGATCGCCGTGGCGTTCCTCTACCTTGTGCTCGGCGGCATGGGTGTGTGGGCCAAGCTCAACAGCAACGTCGGTGACCTGCTGAACAACACCAGCGGCAGCAGCGGCGAGCTGGTCTCGAGCGGGACGATCTTCGGCGGCGCCGTGCTGATCGGCTTGGTCAACATCGTCTTGCTGACGGCGATGGCCACGATCGGTGCGTTCATCTACAACTTGACGACCGATCTGATCGGTGGCGTCGAAGTGACGTTGGCGGACCGGGATTAGTGCGGGTTTTGGGGTGGGGCGGCGATTGCGGTAATCTCGTCGCTCGGCCGTACGCGTGTACGGGCCTATAGCTCAGGCGGTTAGAGCGCTTCGCTGATAACGAAGAGGTCGGAGGTTCGAGTCCTCCTAGGCCCACAACCATGTGCCCGTCAAGACGTTGTGTGAGACTTGCATTGCCGTTGGCACTGATTGCTCTGGTGGCGGCGGTACTGCGGTCACGGCGCGGGGTCGAGGTCTGGCACGTGGCGGTAGTCGATCCCACACCCGTTGGTGAGGGGCCTTAGCTCAGTTGGTAGAGCACTGCCTTTGCAAGGCAGGTGTCAGGGGTTCGATTCCCCTAGGCTCCACAAATTCAAATTGTGTTCGCCTGGTAGTCGTATTCCGCGGGGTGCCCGAAATTGAAATGGCGTTCGGCTAGCAGCTGAACTACTGTCGTGCGGTTCTGGTGTGGTCGCGGGGTGGATTTCGGAGGACGGAACGCGATATCGAATTGCCGACTCCCCCAAACACGTTGGCCTTTTGTCCGGGTGGGCGTCGGGTTCTCGTGCATTTGCTACGGACAGGTAAACTCACCCGTCCGGGTAAGTCACCGGGCGGTATTGGCTGTATCGTGCGGCTCATGATGAAATCAGCGCGCGTCGCCGGAACCGCGGCGCTGGGAGTGGCACTAACAGTCAGCGGAATTGGAATTGGCATCGCAATGGCT from the Mycobacterium lentiflavum genome contains:
- the dnaA gene encoding chromosomal replication initiator protein DnaA, whose protein sequence is MTDDPGSGFTTVWNAVVSELNGEADSDGAAGNHTTLVTPLTPQQRAWLNLVQPLTIVEGFALLSVPSSFVQNEIERHLRTPITDALSRRLGQQIQLGVRIAPPSDDADDPPFPQGDTFTEDIGLETSSDADEADENGDAIGVEQNWPNYFAERPHGNDAAAAAGGTSLNRRYTFETFVIGASNRFAHAAALAIAEAPARAYNPLFIWGESGLGKTHLLHAAGNYAQRLFPGMRVKYVSTEEFTNDFINSLRDDRKVAFKRSYRDVDVLLVDDIQFIEGKEGIQEEFFHTFNTLHNANKQIVISSDRPPKQLATLEDRLRTRFEWGLITDVQPPELETRIAILRKKAQMERLAVPDDVLELIASSIERNIRELEGALIRVTAFASLNKTPIDKSLAEIVLRDLIADASTMQISAATIMAATAEYFDTTVEELRGPGKTRALAQSRQIAMYLCRELTDLSLPKIGQAFGRDHTTVMYAQRKILSEMAERREVFDHVKELTTRIRQRSKR
- the dnaN gene encoding DNA polymerase III subunit beta, which translates into the protein MDVATTSAGLTDLKFRLVRESFADAVSWVAKNLPSRPAVPVLSGVLLTGSDEGLTISGFDYEVSAEAQIPAEIASPGSVLVSGRLLSDITRALPDKPIDFYADGNRVALTCGSAKFSLPTMAVEDYPTLPTLPEETGSLPSDLFAEAISQVAIAAGRDDTLPMLTGIRVEISGETVVLAATDRFRLAVRELTWSALSSDIEAAVLVPAKTLAEAAKTGTDGSDVRLSLGAGSGVGKEGLLGISGNGKRSTTRLLDAEFPKFRQLLPAEHTAVATINVAELTEAIKLVALVADRGAQVRMEFAEGQLRLSAGADDVGRAEEELAVDFSGDPLTIAFNPTYLTDGLSSVKADRVSFGFTTPGKPALLRPAFDDDSHPTGTGPFAALPTDYVYLLMPVRLPG
- the recF gene encoding DNA replication/repair protein RecF (All proteins in this family for which functions are known are DNA-binding proteins that assist the filamentation of RecA onto DNA for the initiation of recombination or recombinational repair.), producing the protein MYVRHLGLRNFRSWAQADLELEAGRTVFVGPNGFGKTNLVEALWYSTTLGSHRVGTDAPLIRSGADRAVVSTIVVNEGRECAIDLEIAAGRANKARLNRSPVRSTREVVGVLRAVLFAPEDLSLVRGDPADRRRYLDDLATVRRPAVAALRADYDKVLRQRTALLKSLAGSRHRGDTSALDTLDVWDSRLAGHGAELMAARIDLVNELAPEVEKAYQLLAPASRSAGINYRTSIDGLGNAGALDSGGTDREFLEAALLAALAARRTAELERGVCLVGPHRDDLELRLGDQPAKGFASHGESWSFAIALRLAAYELLRADGSEPVLLLDDVFAELDAARRRALAAVAESAEQVLVTAAVLEDIPAGWDARRVHIDLQDDDSGRVSVMQP
- a CDS encoding DUF721 family protein, with amino-acid sequence MTDDESDAAPAQPPGPSNGLNGIDLVRRTLEEARAAARAQGKDAGRGRGSNPVPRRVAGQRRSWSGPGPDVRDPQPMGRVVRDIAKKRGWSGRVAEGTVLGHWTAVVGHQIADHATPTALSDGVLSVAAESTAWATQLRMIQSQLLAKIAAAVGNGVVTSLKITGPAAPSWRKGPRHISGRGPRDTYG
- the gyrB gene encoding DNA topoisomerase (ATP-hydrolyzing) subunit B, whose translation is MAAQKKKAQDEYGASAITVLEGLEAVRKRPGMYIGSTGERGLHHLVWEVVDNSVDEAMAGYATQVDVRLLDDGSVEVADDGRGIPVAMHSTGAPTVDVVMTQLHAGGKFGGENSGYNVSGGLHGVGVSVVNALSTRLEVEISRDGYEWSQHYDRAVPGTLKQGEATKKTGTTIRFWADPDIFETTDYDFETVARRLQEMAFLNKGLTINLTDERVTRDEVVDDVVSDTADAPKSAEEKAAESSAPHKVKHRTFHYPGGLVDFVKHINRTKSPIQQSVIDFDGKGPGHEVEIAMQWNGGYSESVHTFANTINTHEGGTHEEGFRSALTSVVNKYAKDKKLLKEKDANLTGDDIREGLAAVISVKVSEPQFEGQTKTKLGNTEVKSFVQRVCNEQLTHWFEANPSEAKTVVNKAVSSAQARIAARKARELVRRKSATDLGGLPGKLADCRSTDPKKSELYVVEGDSAGGSAKSGRDSMFQAILPLRGKIINVEKARIDRVLKNTEVQAIITALGTGIHDEFDITKLRYHKIVLMADADVDGQHISTLLLTLLFRFMRPLIEHGHVFLAQPPLYKLKWQRSEPEFAYSDRERDGLLEAGRAAGRKINAEDGIQRYKGLGEMDAKELWETTMDPSVRVLRQITLDDAAAADELFSILMGEDVEARRSFITRNAKDVRFLDV
- the gyrA gene encoding DNA gyrase subunit A, producing the protein MTDTTLPPSDATGDRIEPVDIQHEMQRSYIDYAMSVIVGRALPEVRDGLKPVHRRVLYAMFDSGFRPDRGHAKSARSVAETMGNYHPHGDSSIYDTLVRMAQPWSLRYPLVDGQGNFGSPGNDPPAAMRYTEARLTPLAMEMLREIDEETVDFIPNYDGRVQEPTVLPSRFPNLLANGSGGIAVGMATNIPPHNLRELAEAVYWCLDNHEADEEATLAAVCERVKGPDFPTHGLIVGSQGINDAYTTGRGSIRMRGVVEVEEDSRGRTSIVITELPYQVNHDNFITSIAEQVRDGRLTGIANIEDQSSDRVGLRIVVEIKRDAVAKVVLNNLYKHTQLQTSFGANMLSIVDGVPRTLRLDQMIRYYVEHQLDVIIRRTTYRLRKANERAHILRGLVKALDALDEVIALIRASETVDIARTGLIELLDIDEIQAQAILDMQLRRLAALERQRIVDDLAKIEAEIADLEDILAKPERQRAIVHDELAEIVEKHGDDRRTRIIAADGDVNDEDLIAREDVVVTITETGYAKRTKTDLYRSQKRGGKGVQGAGLKQDDIVAHFFVSSTHDWILFFTTQGRVYRAKAYELPEAARTARGQHVANLLAFQPEERIAQVIQIKGYEDAPYLVLATRNGLVKKTKLTDFDSNRSGGIVAVNLRDGDELVGAVLCSAQEDLLLVSALGQSIRFSATDEALRPMGRATSGVQGMRFNEDDYLLSLNVIREDTYLLVATSGGYAKRTAIEEYPVQGRGGKGVLTVQYDVRRGRLVGALIVDDDSELYAITSGGGVIRTTARQVRKAGRQTKGVRLMNLGQDNTLLAIARNAEESAEDDIEEVDGAGESQS
- a CDS encoding DUF3566 domain-containing protein — protein: MTSPSEPGAPKKGDSQNGDVSAERAGAHPRGTPAQAGRAQEGGDSPPWQRGAARAANPGNRPSEPSAESRPPGPPSGVAARVNRFISGGNAAGPAPSRRDDFDAPSRGDGPTHEAYASELPDLSGGISRGSQRSTTPERESSQPAGSGRSTSTESRENRDSLVQVSRRRGGPVRASMQIRRIDPWSTLKVSLMLSVALFFVWMIAVAFLYLVLGGMGVWAKLNSNVGDLLNNTSGSSGELVSSGTIFGGAVLIGLVNIVLLTAMATIGAFIYNLTTDLIGGVEVTLADRD